The following proteins come from a genomic window of Polyangiaceae bacterium:
- a CDS encoding extensin family protein — translation MRRIGTARRLTALVALALASVASTAQASNPYLEAPPFAQVKTTPAYEHANLDGEAAIAELSHRGVPFVRVAEDTRGVRTPVRLTGPLHGVSVHSALPEKQRKDSPYEILDARLALALDDFCALLAEHDVVEVVHYTMYRPPPKSVDAPQFRHPGALAIDAAIFKKKDGTTLNVNSDWPSAVGAKTCGSGARVPGSAHGKELSAIVCEASRRRIFTYMLTPHFDAHHADHLHLEVKPGVRWFLVN, via the coding sequence GTGCGACGGATCGGAACAGCTCGGCGCCTGACGGCCCTCGTCGCGCTCGCCCTCGCGAGCGTGGCGTCCACCGCGCAGGCGTCCAATCCCTACTTGGAGGCGCCGCCCTTCGCGCAGGTGAAGACCACGCCCGCCTACGAGCACGCGAACCTCGACGGCGAGGCGGCGATCGCAGAGCTTTCTCACAGAGGAGTGCCCTTCGTGCGTGTGGCCGAGGACACACGCGGCGTGCGCACCCCGGTGCGCCTGACGGGCCCTCTGCACGGCGTGAGCGTGCACTCTGCGCTGCCGGAAAAGCAGCGCAAGGACAGCCCCTACGAGATCCTGGACGCGCGCCTGGCGTTGGCTCTGGACGACTTCTGTGCGCTGTTGGCCGAGCACGACGTCGTCGAGGTGGTGCACTACACGATGTACCGCCCGCCGCCCAAGAGCGTGGACGCCCCGCAGTTCCGCCACCCCGGCGCCTTGGCCATCGACGCCGCCATCTTCAAGAAGAAGGACGGCACCACCCTGAACGTGAACAGCGACTGGCCGTCGGCGGTGGGCGCCAAGACCTGCGGCTCCGGCGCGCGCGTCCCCGGCAGCGCTCACGGCAAGGAGCTTTCGGCCATCGTGTGCGAGGCATCACGCCGTCGCATTTTCACCTACATGCTCACGCCACATTTCGACGCCCACCACGCGGACCACCTCCACCTCGAGGTGAAGCCGGGCGTTCGCTGGTTTCTGGTCAACTGA